A DNA window from Zingiber officinale cultivar Zhangliang chromosome 3A, Zo_v1.1, whole genome shotgun sequence contains the following coding sequences:
- the LOC122051893 gene encoding 14-3-3 protein 9-like isoform X2: MASPKERESFVYTAKLAEQAERYDDMVEVMKKAAKLDVELTVEERNLLSVGYKNVIGARRAAWRVFNSIAQKEEARGNEQHAKMIKEYRLKVESELSDICSDIMTVIDEHLIPSSTAAEPLVFYNKMKGDYYRYLAEFKTGNEKKDVADQSLKAYEAATSTAESELSPTHPIRLGLALNFSVFYYEILNSPERACHLAKQAFDEAISELDTLSEESYKDSTLIMQLLRDNLTLWTNDIPEDSDDPAKGGAGEDAQ; the protein is encoded by the exons ATGGCGTCGCCGAAGGAACGCGAGAGCTTCGTCTACACTGCCAAGCTCGCCGAGCAGGCCGAGCGCTACGATG ATATGGTGGAGGTGATGAAGAAGGCGGCGAAGCTCGACGTCGAGCTCACCGTGGAGGAGCGGAACCTGCTGTCGGTGGGATACAAGAACGTGATTGGCGCGCGGCGGGCCGCGTGGAGGGTGTTCAACTCGATTGCGCAGAAGGAGGAGGCTAGGGGGAACGAGCAGCACGCGAAGATGATAAAGGAGTACAGGCTGAAGGTGGAGTCGGAGCTCTCTGACATCTGCAGCGACATCATGACTGTGATCGACGAGCATCTCATTCCGTCTTCGACGGCTGCGGAACCGTTGGTCTTCTACAACAAGAT GAAGGGAGATTATTACCGCTACCTGGCAGAATTCAAGACTGGAAACGAAAAAAAGGATGTTGCAGATCAGTCCCTGAAAGCGTATGAG GCAGCTACAAGTACAGCTGAGTCTGAATTGTCTCCTACACATCCAATTCGACTGGGTTTGGCGTTGAACTTCTCTGTGTTCTACTATGAGATCTTGAACTCGCCAGAAAG GGCTTGCCATCTTGCTAAGCAAGCTTTTGATGAAGCGATTTCTGAGTTGGATACATTGAGTGAGGAATCATACAAAGATAGCACACTGATTATGCAACTTCTGAGGGATAACCTCACATTGTGGACCAATGACATCCCTGAGGATAGTG ATGATCCTGCAAAGGGTGGAGCAGGTGAAGATGCTCAG TGA
- the LOC122051893 gene encoding 14-3-3-like protein B isoform X1 gives MASPKERESFVYTAKLAEQAERYDDMVEVMKKAAKLDVELTVEERNLLSVGYKNVIGARRAAWRVFNSIAQKEEARGNEQHAKMIKEYRLKVESELSDICSDIMTVIDEHLIPSSTAAEPLVFYNKMKGDYYRYLAEFKTGNEKKDVADQSLKAYEAATSTAESELSPTHPIRLGLALNFSVFYYEILNSPERACHLAKQAFDEAISELDTLSEESYKDSTLIMQLLRDNLTLWTNDIPEDSADDPAKGGAGEDAQ, from the exons ATGGCGTCGCCGAAGGAACGCGAGAGCTTCGTCTACACTGCCAAGCTCGCCGAGCAGGCCGAGCGCTACGATG ATATGGTGGAGGTGATGAAGAAGGCGGCGAAGCTCGACGTCGAGCTCACCGTGGAGGAGCGGAACCTGCTGTCGGTGGGATACAAGAACGTGATTGGCGCGCGGCGGGCCGCGTGGAGGGTGTTCAACTCGATTGCGCAGAAGGAGGAGGCTAGGGGGAACGAGCAGCACGCGAAGATGATAAAGGAGTACAGGCTGAAGGTGGAGTCGGAGCTCTCTGACATCTGCAGCGACATCATGACTGTGATCGACGAGCATCTCATTCCGTCTTCGACGGCTGCGGAACCGTTGGTCTTCTACAACAAGAT GAAGGGAGATTATTACCGCTACCTGGCAGAATTCAAGACTGGAAACGAAAAAAAGGATGTTGCAGATCAGTCCCTGAAAGCGTATGAG GCAGCTACAAGTACAGCTGAGTCTGAATTGTCTCCTACACATCCAATTCGACTGGGTTTGGCGTTGAACTTCTCTGTGTTCTACTATGAGATCTTGAACTCGCCAGAAAG GGCTTGCCATCTTGCTAAGCAAGCTTTTGATGAAGCGATTTCTGAGTTGGATACATTGAGTGAGGAATCATACAAAGATAGCACACTGATTATGCAACTTCTGAGGGATAACCTCACATTGTGGACCAATGACATCCCTGAGGATAGTG CAGATGATCCTGCAAAGGGTGGAGCAGGTGAAGATGCTCAG TGA